A single genomic interval of Camelina sativa cultivar DH55 chromosome 11, Cs, whole genome shotgun sequence harbors:
- the LOC104723151 gene encoding cadmium-induced protein AS8-like, giving the protein MVLMIIKGIFRRYEKWNPVHPTYGAFWGMGIGIGCGVGWGPGFGPEVIGYVGAGCGVGFSVGITLAGLGIGLPTNLLLATPYNTVEATRKGAFKFFGKNLSTYDFMPQVGELQRQVSEMCSGFNKKPHIDYKFDIKSFPLFISHDCGKFGRHLLHVRKGSEGNKSPRGS; this is encoded by the exons ATG GTCTTGATGATCATTAAAGGAATATTTAGGAGATATGAGAAATGGAATCCTGTTCATCCTACTTATGGAGCTTTTTGGGGTATGGGGATTGGGATTGGTTGTGGTGTCGGATGGGGACCTGGTTTTGGCCCTGAGGTCATTGGTTATGTAGGTGCAGGCTGCGGTGTTGGTTTTAGTGTTGGCATTACACTTGCTGGTCTTGGCATTGGTCTCCCCACAAATCTTCTTCTTGCAACTCCTTATAACA CTGTGGAAGCAACTAGAAAGGGCGCTTTCAAGTTCTTTGGTAAAAATCTCTCAACCTATGATTTCATGCCTCAAGTTGGGGAGTTGCAGAGACAAGTCAGTGAGATGTGCTCTGGTTTTAACAAAAAGCCTCACATAGATTATAAGTTTGACATAAAAAGTTTTCCTTTGTTCATTTCACATGATTGTGGAAAATTTGGGAGACATCTTCTCCATGTGCGCAAAG GTTCGGAGGGCAACAAATCACCACGAGGATCTTAA
- the LOC104723150 gene encoding probable disease resistance protein At4g19060, producing the protein MEQAKKSTSEIDEKLDTIKLSFDTEYAKWLSRNQSGSFSKHGNLSMGGDSSPNRDSSSSTTIKKRRPKANCVETSSELPDHKIHGFVNETLFLKNFLLKQKESKEFKTLAIVGKYGVGKTTLCQDVFNNDEVRRAYTPRIWVSMYSKETKEEEDPKIDVVKRILRSLGVQDEIFEHIKTETEEEKRSKDEAGETEEETVKEKELSRLLYALHSNLIGKKYLIVLDDVWEDNEWDQRLDDEKSQQEKSHLSCGFPKGSGGRVIMTSRDEQLAKEIVGEEENLQHLFPRYDAESVWEMYKDAVKAALKIEVKPRYPGRFKQELMDKSCGIPLAARMLANIEPVKMDETGDMERKKSF; encoded by the coding sequence ATGGAACAAGCTAAGAAGTCTACATCTGAAATTGATGAGAAGCTCGACACAATCAAGTTATCTTTTGATACAGAATATGCAAAATGGTTGTCTAGAAATCAGAGTGGATCTTTCTCTAAGCATGGAAACCTGTCCATGGGTGGCGATTCATCACCAAATCGGGACAGTAGCAGCAGCACCACCATTAAAAAAAGGCGGCCTAAGGCGAACTGCGTGGAGACAAGCTCTGAGCTTCCGGATCACAAAATTCATGGTTTCGTAAACGAGACCTTGTTCTTGAAGAACTTCTTGCTGAAGCAAAAGGAATCCAAAGAGTTCAAAACTCTAGCGATTGTTGGGAAGTACGGAGTTGGGAAAACGACGTTGTGTCAGGATGTGTTCAATAACGACGAAGTGAGACGAGCTTATACCCCGAGGATATGGGTGTCTATGTacagcaaagaaacaaaagaagaagaagatcccaaGATAGACGTTGTGAAGAGGATCTTGAGATCACTTGGAGTTCAAGATGAGATATTTGAACACattaaaacagaaacagaggaagagaagagaagcaaagATGAAGCTggggaaacagaggaagagacgGTCAAAGAGAAGGAGCTCTCTCGATTATTGTATGCTCTTCACTCAAATCTGATAGGGAAGAAGTATCTGATCGTGTTAGACGATGTTTGGGAAGACAACGAGTGGGATCAGAGGCTCGATGATGAGAAGAGTCAACAGGAAAAATCACATCTTTCTTGTGGGTTTCCTAAAGGGTCTGGTGGGAGAGTGATCATGACTAGCAGAGACGAGCAACTGGCGAAGGAGAtagtcggagaagaagagaatctgcAGCATTTGTTTCCAAGATACGATGCAGAGAGCGTGTGGGAGATGTACAAAGATGCAGTAAAAGCAGCCTTGAAGATAGAAGTGAAACCGAGGTATCCGGGAAGATTCAAACAAGAGCTTATGGACAAGTCTTGTGGTATTCCTTTAGCTGCTCGAATGCTGGCGAATATTGAGCCTGTGAAAATGGATGAAACTGGAGACATGGAGAGGAAGAAAAGCTTCTAA
- the LOC104723154 gene encoding putative disease resistance protein At4g19050: MDNREKINQTTREEFLKKIMESLGPDGVASRTLLVGEAGIGKSWLAKEVSKRVTQERSSIYNVLWLYLNKRIEDVKSLYENLASQLSIIYEFEEGEEPDELDYSMESLKEKVTHVMSNNKKKNLLLILDDEGSMTTENHVMEDLNLREFLNEHSTLKLLITRRDEREEKESITIKVTPLTEDESRNLLRSSQDLLKSFTIEDWPDHREINEPTLMSCILSKSKGLPAAIVVLTKSLDNIKSFSAKQRKIFTELILSPESLDAAAASKNAIERNRYNPVLRLSYELLKLEDTSTRPVIACFWHILDFYKYSGCAYYRDLIVHWMLEGYFDPVKSVEKAYQEGHSILMEFMNRGILKIQEDNMVVPEFSMSNLLDLQDCGFFGRSCLGFHRVYGGDKRKGLGKIILIDDMIQTIQSKQKKITTIIASGNRLRREVSGKFFKRPEMQDLEVVVLFEPTFQDLVLSLSKLNKLRVLVIRDCDLIQNIDELTGLKGLHVLEVSGASSLNSIPDDFFKKMSQLQSLNLSGLAINSSPSTIENLKMLRCFILRECSELQDLPNFNVATKELEVIDIRGARKLESYFDRVKDWKDYKGKNKNFAHLRKLEHLDFSETQIIRLPIFHFNDSTTDYSTMPSLTRLLLRNCTRLKRLPQLKPLTNLRILDASGATSLVEMLEVCLEEKKELRILDISKTILPELADTIADVVNLNQLLLRNCSQIEELPSIENLTHLEVFDVSGCNKLKKIDGSFGKMSYLHKVNLSETNLGELPDKISDLSNLKELIIRNCSKLKALPNLEKLTYLEILDVSGCTELEKIEGSFENMSYLREVNLSGTKLNTFPELPKQSILCSSKRIVLANSACLEREDWSQIKECLAKNSDGSIFSKVAEKIHEKDEKLVHQGDRYRVLDLEVPLGIDIVDINNPMNLGAEFIAKAEYVSITENGSRSVSSIFDEFQMRSVKGCWVERCKNMNILFESDEQQEKEKPSSSSSLENLWISNLPLLKSLHSNNGGFIVKNLKKLSIDCCPSITSLFPVIPGNLEILRVKFCDKLERLFEVEVGELSKLNKLQLLDLPVLSTVGAKLPNLVKCTIVKCPNLKVGEDELRLAKEEITEE, encoded by the coding sequence ATGGACAATCGAGAGAAGATAAATCAAACAACCAGAGAAGAGTTTCTTAAGAAGATAATGGAATCACTGGGACCAGACGGTGTCGCTTCAAGAACTCTCCTCGTTGGTGAAGCTGGTATAGGGAAGTCATGGCTTGCAAAAGAAGTCAGCAAACGTGTTACCCAAGAAAGATCTTCTATTTACAATGTCCTCTGGTTATATCTGAACAAAAGGATTGAAGACGTGAAGTCCCTTTACGAGAACCTAGCTTCTCAGTTATCAATAATTTACGAGTTTGAAGAAGGCGAAGAACCTGATGAGCTTGATTATTCGATGGAAAGCTTGAAAGAGAAGGTTACGCATGTGATGAgcaataacaagaagaagaatcttctgTTGATTTTGGATGATGAAGGAAGTATGACAACTGAAAACCATGTAATGGAAGACTTAAATCTCCGGGAGTTTCTTAATGAACACTCAACTCTTAAGCTTCTAATCACAAGGAGAGACgaaagagaggagaaagaatCGATAACGATCAAAGTCACTCCGCTTACCGAAGACGAGTCACGAAACTTACTCCGCAGTTCTCAGGACTTACTTAAGTCATTTACCATTGAAGATTGGCCGGATCATCGAGAGATCAACGAACCTACTTTGATGTCTTGCATTTTAAGCAAGAGCAAAGGCTTACCAGCTGCGATCGTTGTCTTAACCAAGTCCTTAGACAACATCAAGTCATTTTCtgcaaaacagagaaagatctTTACAGAACTGATTCTATCTCCCGAGTCATTAGACGCAGCTGCTGCTTCCAAGAACGCTATAGAACGCAACCGCTACAATCCCGTTTTGCGATTGAGTTACGAGCTATTAAAGCTTGAGGATACGAGCACACGTCCAGTCATTGCTTGCTTTTGGCACATCTTGGACTTTTACAAGTACTCTGGATGCGCTTACTACCGCGACCTAATCGTGCACTGGATGCTTGAAGGGTATTTTGATCCAGTTAAGTCGGTTGAAAAAGCTTACCAGGAAGGACATTCCATTTTGATGGAGTTTATGAATAGAGGAATCTTGAAGATACAAGAAGACAACATGGTGGTTCCAGAGTTTTCAATGAGCAATCTATTAGATCTTCAAGATTGTGGATTCTTTGGAAGATCTTGTCTTGGATTCCACAGAGTTTACGGAGGAGACAAGAGAAAAGGTCTTGGTAAAATCATCTTAATCGATGATATGATACAAACAATTCAATCTAAGCAGAAGAAGATCACGACAATTATCGCTAGCGGAAATCGTTTACGTAGAGAAGTTTCTGGAAAGTTCTTTAAGAGACCAGAGATGCAAGATCTTGAAGTCGTTGTACTCTTTGAGCCAACGTTCCAAGATCTTGTTTTGTCTTTATCTAAGCTTAATAAACTCCGAGTACTCGTGATCAGGGACTGCGATCTTATCCAAAACATCGATGAGCTTACGGGTCTTAAAGGCCTACATGTTCTTGAAGTCTCTGGTGCAAGTTCTCTGAATAGTATTCCTGATGATTTCTTCAAGAAGATGAGTCAGCTTCAAAGTCTTAACCTTTCAGGGCTTGCTATCAACTCTTCGCCTTCCACAATCGAAAACCTAAAAATGCTCCGTTGCTTCATCCTAAGAGAGTGCTCTGAACTACAAGATCTGCCTAATTTCAATGTAGCTACAAAAGAACTAGAAGTTATCGACATTCGTGGAGCTCGAAAACTCGAGTCTTACTTCGATAGAGTTAAAGATTGGAAAGACTATAAAGGCAAAAACAAGAACTTCGCTCATCTTCGGAAGCTCGAACACTTAGACTTCTCAGAGACTCAGATCATTCGCTTACCTATATTTCATTTCAATGACTCTACTACCGATTACAGCACGATGCCATCCTTGACCCGGCTCTTGCTACGTAACTGCACAAGGCTTAAGAGATTGCCACAGCTTAAGCCTTTGACTAATCTTCGGATTCTTGATGCCTCTGGTGCTACAAGCTTAGTGGAGATGCTTGAAGTGTGtttagaggagaagaaagagctTAGGATCCTTGATATTTCAAAGACAATTCTTCCAGAGTTAGCTGACACGATCGCTGATGTTGTTAATCTCAATCAGCTTCTGTTAAGGAACTGTTCTCAGATTGAAGAGCTTCCAAGCATTGAGAATCTGACGCACCTTGAGGTATTCGACGTTTCTGGTTGCAATAAGTTAAAGAAGATAGATGGATCCTTTGGGAAGATGTCTTACCTCCACAAAGTGAATCTTTCGGAAACAAATCTTGGTGAGTTACCTGACAAAATCTCAGATCTATCTAACCTCAAGGAGCTCATCATAAGAAACTGTTCCAAGCTAAAGGCTCTTCCAAATCTTGAAAAGCTAACATATCTTGAGATCCTCGATGTTTCGGGCTGCACCGAACTGGAGAAAATCGAGGGATCATTCGAGAATATGTCTTATCTTCGCGAGGTCAATCTCTCAGGGACTAAACTAAACACGTTTCCAGAGTTGCCAAAACAGAGCATCCTCTGTTCTTCAAAACGCATTGTTCTCGCGAATTCAGCGTGTTTAGAGCGAGAAGACTGGAGCCAAATTAAGGAATGTTTAGCAAAAAATTCAGATGGCTCTATCTTCTCAAAAGTAGCTGAAAAAATCCACGAAAAAGACGAGAAACTTGTTCATCAAGGCGACAGATACAGAGTTCTTGATCTTGAGGTTCCTTTAGGTATAGATATCGTTGATATCAACAACCCAATGAATCTTGGTGCAGAGTTTATAGCCAAAGCAGAGTATGTTTCTATCACAGAGAATGGATCTAGAAGCGTATCTTCCATCTTCGACGAGTTTCAGATGAGATCGGTCAAAGGTTGTTGGGTAGAGAGGTGCAAGAACATGAATATTCTCTTCGAATCAGATGaacaacaagagaaagagaaaccatcatcatcatcatcattggagAATCTTTGGATATCAAATCTTCCATTACTAAAAAGCTTGCACAGTAACAATGGAGGATTCATCGTCAAGAACCTTAAGAAGCTAAGCATAGATTGTTGTCCAAGCATCACATCACTCTTCCCCGTGATTCCTGGTAACCTTGAGATTCTACGAGTTAAGTTCTGTGATAAGCTGGAGAGGTTGTTTGAA